One Megalops cyprinoides isolate fMegCyp1 chromosome 4, fMegCyp1.pri, whole genome shotgun sequence genomic window carries:
- the LOC118776537 gene encoding T-box transcription factor TBX3-like isoform X1 yields MSFPMRDPVIPGTSMAYHPFLPHRAPDFAMSAMLGHQPPFFPTLALPPNGSLSLPGALGKPIMDQLVGATETSLHFSSLGHQAAAAAAHLRPLKTLEPEEEVEDDPKVHLEAKDLWEQFHKRGTEMVITKSGRRMFPPFKVRCTGLDKKAKYILLMDIVAADDCRYKFHNSRWMVAGKADPEMPKRMYIHPDSPATGEQWMSKVVNFHKLKLTNNISDKHGFNCFLLQTILNSMHKYQPRFHIVRANDILKLPYSTFRTYVFPETEFIAVTAYQNDKITQLKIDNNPFAKGFRDTGNGRREKRKQLALQSMRSYEDQQKKDTGTSDDSSGEQASFKCFGQVSAVGAPALKEVCESDEDSDEESKDGNQQDGQDSSKISTTTEDMKDDEAQTTETHLFASDTTNREKEDSMRTEKSPADSRQSPVTIISSTTRSLGGEELKSPAREPPKADDCRSTSKENYAPLTVQTDSGAHISQGHLHNFGFPPGLAGQQFFNPLGGAHPFLLHPSQFNMGGAFSNMAAAGMGPLLAAVSSGGVSSMETASIASPPQGLTGTPGLPFHLQQHVLASQGLAMSPFGSLFPYPYTYMAAAAAASTAASSSVHRHPFLNAVRPRLRYSPYSIPMSVPDSSTLLTTALPSMTSSGMEKNNMASSPVSAALDSTSEVNSRSSTISSGSISLSPKTCSQKDSTNELQSIQRLVSGLDSKQDRPRSLSP; encoded by the exons ATGAGCTTCCCGATGAGAGATCCAGTTATCCCAGGAACAAGTATGGCATATCACCCATTTTTACCTCACCGCGCTCCGGACTTCGCAATGAGCGCAATGCTGGGCCACCAGCCTCCCTTCTTCCCGACCCTTGCACTGCCTCCCAACGGCTCGCTGTCTCTCCCCGGTGCTCTCGGGAAGCCCATTATGGATCAGCTGGTCGGCGCCACGGAAACCAGCCTACACTTTTCTTCGCTAGGGCACcaggcagctgctgcagctgctcacCTCAGGCCTCTGAAAACATTAGAGCCCGAAGAAGAGGTGGAAGATGACCCTAAAGTTCACCTGGAAGCAAAGGACCTTTGGGAACAGTTCCACAAGCGTGGCACTGAAATGGTTATCACAAAGTCGGGAAG GCGAATGTTTCCACCGTTCAAAGTGAGGTGCACCGGCTTGGACAAGAAAGCCAAGTATATTTTGCTGATGGATATTGTTGCAGCCGACGACTGCAGATATAAATTCCACAACTCGCGCTGGATGGTGGCGGGGAAGGCCGACCCCGAAATGCCAAAGCGGATGTACATTCACCCAGACAGCCCGGCCACTGGCGAACAGTGGATGTCCAAAGTCGTCAATTTTCACAAACTTAAACTGACAAACAACATCTCCGACAAGCATGGATTT AATTGTTTCCTGTTGCAGACGATTTTGAACTCGATGCACAAATATCAGCCCAGATTTCACATCGTGAGAGCCAATGACATCCTCAAACTTCCGTATAGCACGTTCAGGACATACGTCTTTCCCGAAACTGAGTTCATTGCTGTAACCGCGTACCAAAATGATAAG ATCACACAATTAAAAATCGACAACAATCCGTTTGCAAAAGGATTCCGTGACACTGGAAATGGACGAAGAGAAAAAAg GAAACAGTTAGCTCTGCAGTCGATGAGGTCCTATGAAGaccaacagaaaaaagacacaggGACGTCAGACGACTCCTCCGGCGAGCAGGCTTCCTTCAAGTGTTTTGGTCAGGTGTCAGCCGTTGGAGCCCCGGCATTAAAAG AGGTCTGCGAGAGCGACGAAGATAGCGACGAGGAAAGCAAAGACGGGAATCAACAGGACGGGCAAGACTCCAGCAAAATTTCCACGACTACAGAGGACATGAAGGATGACGAGGCACAAACCACCGAAACGCATCTGTTCGCCAGCGATACTACAAaccgggaaaaagaggacagtATGAGAACTGAAAAAAGCCCAGCGGATTCGAGACAGAGTCCAGTTACGATCATTTCAAGCACCACGCGTTCTTTAGGTGGGGAAGAACTCAAGAGTCCAGCGAGAGAACCACCAAAGGCTGATGACTGCAGGTCTACAAGCAAAGAGAATTACGCGCCTTTGACTGTTCAGACGGATAGCGGCGCTCACATAAGCCAGGgtcatttgcataattttggATTTCCGCCTGGTTTGGCAGGACAGCAGTTTTTCAACCCTTTGGGTGGCGCTCATCCCTTTCTCCTTCACCCTAGCCAGTTTAACATGGGAGGCGCGTTCTCCAACATGGCCGCTGCAGGCATGGGCCCTTTACTGGCAGCTGTGTCCTCTGGTGGAGTTAGTAGCATGGAAACGGCCAGCATCGCGTCCCCACCTCAAGGCCTCACTGGGACACCTGGACTGCCCTTTCATCTTCAGCAGCACGTCCTGGCGTCGCAG GGTCTCGCGATGTCTCCATTTGGAAGCCTTTTCCCTTACCCTTACACCTATATGGCGGCAGCTGCTGCCGCTTCTACTGCAGCCTCTTCCTCGGTCCATCGCCATCCTTTTCTGAACGCAGTGCGCCCTCGTCTCCGATACAGCCCTTACTCTATCCCGATGAGCGTGCCGGACAGTAGCACTTTGCTCACAACAGCCCTGCCCTCAATGACTAGCAGCggcatggaaaaaaacaacatggcaTCAAGTCCGGTATCGGCAGCCCTTGACTCAACTTCGGAGGTCAACAGCAGGTCCTCGACCATATCATCTGGCTCAATCTCCCTTTCGCCAAAAACCTGTTCCCAGAAAGATTCAACCAACGAACTGCAAAGCATTCAACGCCTGGTCAGTGGACTAGACTCAAAACAAGACAGGCCTCGAAGCCTCTCTCCCTAG
- the LOC118776537 gene encoding T-box transcription factor TBX3-like isoform X2 yields MSFPMRDPVIPGTSMAYHPFLPHRAPDFAMSAMLGHQPPFFPTLALPPNGSLSLPGALGKPIMDQLVGATETSLHFSSLGHQAAAAAAHLRPLKTLEPEEEVEDDPKVHLEAKDLWEQFHKRGTEMVITKSGRRMFPPFKVRCTGLDKKAKYILLMDIVAADDCRYKFHNSRWMVAGKADPEMPKRMYIHPDSPATGEQWMSKVVNFHKLKLTNNISDKHGFTILNSMHKYQPRFHIVRANDILKLPYSTFRTYVFPETEFIAVTAYQNDKITQLKIDNNPFAKGFRDTGNGRREKRKQLALQSMRSYEDQQKKDTGTSDDSSGEQASFKCFGQVSAVGAPALKEVCESDEDSDEESKDGNQQDGQDSSKISTTTEDMKDDEAQTTETHLFASDTTNREKEDSMRTEKSPADSRQSPVTIISSTTRSLGGEELKSPAREPPKADDCRSTSKENYAPLTVQTDSGAHISQGHLHNFGFPPGLAGQQFFNPLGGAHPFLLHPSQFNMGGAFSNMAAAGMGPLLAAVSSGGVSSMETASIASPPQGLTGTPGLPFHLQQHVLASQGLAMSPFGSLFPYPYTYMAAAAAASTAASSSVHRHPFLNAVRPRLRYSPYSIPMSVPDSSTLLTTALPSMTSSGMEKNNMASSPVSAALDSTSEVNSRSSTISSGSISLSPKTCSQKDSTNELQSIQRLVSGLDSKQDRPRSLSP; encoded by the exons ATGAGCTTCCCGATGAGAGATCCAGTTATCCCAGGAACAAGTATGGCATATCACCCATTTTTACCTCACCGCGCTCCGGACTTCGCAATGAGCGCAATGCTGGGCCACCAGCCTCCCTTCTTCCCGACCCTTGCACTGCCTCCCAACGGCTCGCTGTCTCTCCCCGGTGCTCTCGGGAAGCCCATTATGGATCAGCTGGTCGGCGCCACGGAAACCAGCCTACACTTTTCTTCGCTAGGGCACcaggcagctgctgcagctgctcacCTCAGGCCTCTGAAAACATTAGAGCCCGAAGAAGAGGTGGAAGATGACCCTAAAGTTCACCTGGAAGCAAAGGACCTTTGGGAACAGTTCCACAAGCGTGGCACTGAAATGGTTATCACAAAGTCGGGAAG GCGAATGTTTCCACCGTTCAAAGTGAGGTGCACCGGCTTGGACAAGAAAGCCAAGTATATTTTGCTGATGGATATTGTTGCAGCCGACGACTGCAGATATAAATTCCACAACTCGCGCTGGATGGTGGCGGGGAAGGCCGACCCCGAAATGCCAAAGCGGATGTACATTCACCCAGACAGCCCGGCCACTGGCGAACAGTGGATGTCCAAAGTCGTCAATTTTCACAAACTTAAACTGACAAACAACATCTCCGACAAGCATGGATTT ACGATTTTGAACTCGATGCACAAATATCAGCCCAGATTTCACATCGTGAGAGCCAATGACATCCTCAAACTTCCGTATAGCACGTTCAGGACATACGTCTTTCCCGAAACTGAGTTCATTGCTGTAACCGCGTACCAAAATGATAAG ATCACACAATTAAAAATCGACAACAATCCGTTTGCAAAAGGATTCCGTGACACTGGAAATGGACGAAGAGAAAAAAg GAAACAGTTAGCTCTGCAGTCGATGAGGTCCTATGAAGaccaacagaaaaaagacacaggGACGTCAGACGACTCCTCCGGCGAGCAGGCTTCCTTCAAGTGTTTTGGTCAGGTGTCAGCCGTTGGAGCCCCGGCATTAAAAG AGGTCTGCGAGAGCGACGAAGATAGCGACGAGGAAAGCAAAGACGGGAATCAACAGGACGGGCAAGACTCCAGCAAAATTTCCACGACTACAGAGGACATGAAGGATGACGAGGCACAAACCACCGAAACGCATCTGTTCGCCAGCGATACTACAAaccgggaaaaagaggacagtATGAGAACTGAAAAAAGCCCAGCGGATTCGAGACAGAGTCCAGTTACGATCATTTCAAGCACCACGCGTTCTTTAGGTGGGGAAGAACTCAAGAGTCCAGCGAGAGAACCACCAAAGGCTGATGACTGCAGGTCTACAAGCAAAGAGAATTACGCGCCTTTGACTGTTCAGACGGATAGCGGCGCTCACATAAGCCAGGgtcatttgcataattttggATTTCCGCCTGGTTTGGCAGGACAGCAGTTTTTCAACCCTTTGGGTGGCGCTCATCCCTTTCTCCTTCACCCTAGCCAGTTTAACATGGGAGGCGCGTTCTCCAACATGGCCGCTGCAGGCATGGGCCCTTTACTGGCAGCTGTGTCCTCTGGTGGAGTTAGTAGCATGGAAACGGCCAGCATCGCGTCCCCACCTCAAGGCCTCACTGGGACACCTGGACTGCCCTTTCATCTTCAGCAGCACGTCCTGGCGTCGCAG GGTCTCGCGATGTCTCCATTTGGAAGCCTTTTCCCTTACCCTTACACCTATATGGCGGCAGCTGCTGCCGCTTCTACTGCAGCCTCTTCCTCGGTCCATCGCCATCCTTTTCTGAACGCAGTGCGCCCTCGTCTCCGATACAGCCCTTACTCTATCCCGATGAGCGTGCCGGACAGTAGCACTTTGCTCACAACAGCCCTGCCCTCAATGACTAGCAGCggcatggaaaaaaacaacatggcaTCAAGTCCGGTATCGGCAGCCCTTGACTCAACTTCGGAGGTCAACAGCAGGTCCTCGACCATATCATCTGGCTCAATCTCCCTTTCGCCAAAAACCTGTTCCCAGAAAGATTCAACCAACGAACTGCAAAGCATTCAACGCCTGGTCAGTGGACTAGACTCAAAACAAGACAGGCCTCGAAGCCTCTCTCCCTAG